In the genome of Selenomonadales bacterium, the window AGAAACGGAAGAAGTCAATGTCGTATATCGTCGTAAAGATGGCGCATATGGCTTGATCGAGCCGGAATATTGATCCTATAAGGACGGAAAAAAGACCGAATCGAGAGATTCGGTCTTTTTTTATGGACTAATCATAATTACTTACTATAAAATTATTGTTTTTTCGTATAGCGAAAAAGGGATATTCCAAGATAGAATGTATAGAATGGAACGACAAAATATGTTAGAATAAAAATCATACTGAATGTAGTCTATGCGCTTACAGCCGAGTAAGTTGTGTTTCGGCTTCTTCTTCAAGATCGGTCGCTGTGCGACTGAGTTCTTGGGGGGTGATCACGTTCTTATGAATGAGCAATTCGATAAGAGCTGTGATGGCAAGGGTCGTTTTGTAATCGGTTTCTTTGAGATCGGCGATCTGGCTGAATACAGCAAGGGAGTTAAGTTGGGTATGATTCATATGGATCCTCCTCGGTTTTTCTTTCAGTATGGGATTTATGATTTCTTTTTATACCAATCAAATGGAATTTTTTTAAGGACATTTAAGTGGGGGCTCAGTCATGCAGGATAAAAAATTTTCCAGACGTAGTTTTTTAAAAATAATGGGCGGTATCGGTGCGGCAGGACTCAGTCTTGGTGCGGCGGGATGTGCAAATAAGCCTGCCGGTGGCGAAGGCTGGATGCCGACGCAGTATAACCGTGCCGGCAATTGGTCTGTGCAGGTCAAGGGCCGTGTGCCTGTTGATGAGAATAGTGCATCACTGGCGCGTGATGATTCGAAATGTATTTTATGCGGACAGTGTTTGGAAGTCTGCCAGAAGGTCATGAGTGTTCATGGCTATTATGAACTTCCGATCAAAGATGAAACGATCTGTATCAACTGCGGTCAGTGTACGATGTGGTGTCCGACCGGTTCTTTGTTTGAGAAACGCGATATTGATCGTGTGGCTGATGCGATCGCCGATCCGTCGGTGCATGTAGTCGTTCAGACTGCTCCTGCGACGAAGGTCGCGCTCGGGGAGGAGTTTGGTATGGCACCGGGCAGTCTTGTTGAAGGAAAACAGGTAGCTGCACTTCGTGCGCTTGGTTTCGATAGTGTACTCGATACGTGCTTCATGGCAGACTTGACGATCATGGAAGAAGCGGCAGAGCTTGTAGAGCGTGTGAAGTCGGGGAAAAATATGCCGATGTTTACGTCGTGTTGCCCCGGTTGGGTGAAGTTCTGCGAATACTATTATCCGGATCTTATTCCGAACCTGTCTTCGTGTAAGTCGCCGATGCAGATGGGCGGTGCGATGATCAAGTCGTATTATGCAGAGCGCAGAGGCCGTGATCCGAAGAAGATATTCAGCGTATCGATCATGCCGTGTACGGCGAAGAAGTTCGAGGCGATCCGTCCCGAATTCCGTGAAACGGTGGAAGATATGCCCGATATGGATGCGGTACTTACGACGCGCGAGCTTGCGCTTCTTCTCAAAACGCGTGGTATCGATTTTGATTCGCTCGATGAGAATGCAAGATATGATTCGCTTCTTGGCGAGAGCACGGGTGCAGGTATTATCTTCGGTGCGACGGGTGGTGTTATGGAGGCCGCTGTCCGTACCGGTTACTACTATTTGACAGGATCGAATCCGCCGGAGGCGCTTCTTAACTGGACGCCTGTTCGTGGGCTTAAAGGTGTAAAAGAGGCGGTCGCATCGGTTCCCGGTGTCGGCAATATCCGTGTGGCAGTTATTCACGGCACACGTGCCGCACGCAAGGTTCTCGATGAAGTGAGAGCAGGCAGAGTACGCTGGGATTTCATTGAAGTCATGGCATGTCCGGGTGGCTGTGTATCGGGCGGCGGACAGCCGCGTACGGCACTTCCGCCGAACGATGATATCCGCAAGATTCGTGCAGACGGTCTGTATCACTATGATGCGAAGATCGCGAAAAAACGTTTGAGTCACGAGAACCAAGAGGTAAAAGATCTGTATCGGCTCTATTTGGGTGAGCCGCTCGGTGAAAAATCACATCATCTGTTACATACGCACTATGAAGACAGAAGTTCGCATTTAACACCCAAAAAACCTGACAGCGCGCTTTGGGGGGATCGTAAATGAAGAGAGGAAATGGCGTTTTAGTTGATTTGACGCGCTGCATCGGCTGCGGCAGCTGTACGGTTGCCTGCAAGATGTGGAATAACTTGGAGTTCCAAGAAGATCACCCTGCAACGGGTGAACATACAAAATTAAAAGATTATAACTGGACGGTACTCGAAACACGCAAAACAGAGCTTGCTGATGGGTCGCCTATCTGGCGTTATGTCAAACGCCAATGTATGCATTGTCTTGACCCTGCATGCGCTTCGGTCTGCTTCTCGAGAGCGATCCAGCGTCGTGAAGACGGAGCGGTCATCTATTATCCCGATCTGTGTGTCGGTTGTCGTTACTGTATGGTAGCGTGTCCGTTCGATGTAGCAAAATACGAGTGGGAAAGTGCGTTCCCTACCGTGATGAAATGCCAGTTCTGCAGCTCTCGTATAGAGAACAGAGAAACACCTGCATGCGTTACGGTCTGTCCGACACATGTTATGGAGTTCGGCAGACGCGATAAGCTTCTCGAAAAAGCACAGCAGCGCATTGCGGCAGAGCCGAATAAATATGTACCGCATATCTACGGTGCAGAAGAAGTCGGCGGTACGAGCTGGCTCTATATATCGGATGTTCCGTTTGAGAAACTCGGATTCAATACAGAGCTCGGTACGACAGCACCTACGACGCATTCGAACAGTTGGATGAAAAAGGTGCCGTATATCGCGATCGGCTGGGCAGCACTTGCAACGGCGATCTCGGTTTATACGAAGCGTCGTACGGACAATGAAAAGAAAAGAAGAGAAGAAAAACGATTAGCTAAGTCGAAAGAAAAGGAAGGTGACCGCAATGCTTAACAGTGGTCCGGAGAAAGTCTTTCGTATCTTAGGGTTGCAGTTTACCGTTACGCCTGTACACTATGTACTGACAGCACTGGCTCTTGTCAGTGTGATCTGCATGATCGTCCGTTTCTTTACCGGGTTCAGCCTGGTGACGAACTTGTCTGATGAATGGCCGTGGGGTCTGTGGATCGGGTTTGACGATATGACGGGTATTGCCATGGCGGGCGGTGGTTACAGTATCGCGATCATCGCATATATCTTTGGCAAAGGAAAGTATCGCTCGCTCGTGCGTCCTGCCCTTCTGACATCGCTTATCGGTTATCTCATTGCGATGGCAAGCCTTATCTTAGACGTCGGACGTTGGTACAACTGCTGGATGCCGTTCGTATCATGGGGTACGACATCTGTTCTGTTTGCGATCGTGTGGTGCTTATCGCTCTACATGCTGGTACAGGTACTCGAGCTGGGCAAGATCGTCACCGAACGCTTTGGTCAGCGATTCCATGACAGACTCAAAAAGATCATGCCTGTCCTTATCATTCTGGGGGCAGTGTTCCCGGTACTTCATCAGTCGTCGCTCGGTGCGATGTTCCTCGTTATGGAAACGAAGATGTATCCGCTCTACTGGAGCGAATATCTTCCGTGGTTCTATCTCATCTCGTCGTTCTTCGTCGGTCCTGCCGTTATCTGTTGTGAGGCATCTCTGGCACGTACCTTCTACGGTCATCAGATCCGCGTCAATAAGATG includes:
- a CDS encoding sigma 54 modulation/S30EA ribosomal C-terminal domain-containing protein is translated as ETEEVNVVYRRKDGAYGLIEPEY
- a CDS encoding iron hydrogenase small subunit, yielding MQDKKFSRRSFLKIMGGIGAAGLSLGAAGCANKPAGGEGWMPTQYNRAGNWSVQVKGRVPVDENSASLARDDSKCILCGQCLEVCQKVMSVHGYYELPIKDETICINCGQCTMWCPTGSLFEKRDIDRVADAIADPSVHVVVQTAPATKVALGEEFGMAPGSLVEGKQVAALRALGFDSVLDTCFMADLTIMEEAAELVERVKSGKNMPMFTSCCPGWVKFCEYYYPDLIPNLSSCKSPMQMGGAMIKSYYAERRGRDPKKIFSVSIMPCTAKKFEAIRPEFRETVEDMPDMDAVLTTRELALLLKTRGIDFDSLDENARYDSLLGESTGAGIIFGATGGVMEAAVRTGYYYLTGSNPPEALLNWTPVRGLKGVKEAVASVPGVGNIRVAVIHGTRAARKVLDEVRAGRVRWDFIEVMACPGGCVSGGGQPRTALPPNDDIRKIRADGLYHYDAKIAKKRLSHENQEVKDLYRLYLGEPLGEKSHHLLHTHYEDRSSHLTPKKPDSALWGDRK
- a CDS encoding 4Fe-4S dicluster domain-containing protein — encoded protein: MKRGNGVLVDLTRCIGCGSCTVACKMWNNLEFQEDHPATGEHTKLKDYNWTVLETRKTELADGSPIWRYVKRQCMHCLDPACASVCFSRAIQRREDGAVIYYPDLCVGCRYCMVACPFDVAKYEWESAFPTVMKCQFCSSRIENRETPACVTVCPTHVMEFGRRDKLLEKAQQRIAAEPNKYVPHIYGAEEVGGTSWLYISDVPFEKLGFNTELGTTAPTTHSNSWMKKVPYIAIGWAALATAISVYTKRRTDNEKKRREEKRLAKSKEKEGDRNA
- the hybB gene encoding Ni/Fe-hydrogenase cytochrome b subunit — protein: MLNSGPEKVFRILGLQFTVTPVHYVLTALALVSVICMIVRFFTGFSLVTNLSDEWPWGLWIGFDDMTGIAMAGGGYSIAIIAYIFGKGKYRSLVRPALLTSLIGYLIAMASLILDVGRWYNCWMPFVSWGTTSVLFAIVWCLSLYMLVQVLELGKIVTERFGQRFHDRLKKIMPVLIILGAVFPVLHQSSLGAMFLVMETKMYPLYWSEYLPWFYLISSFFVGPAVICCEASLARTFYGHQIRVNKMHGLARIGTRVMAVYFLLKWYDLFERGLVGMAFSGTWEANVFLAEMVIGIIIPIIIVYSSWGQTRGGFIAYGVLTSVGLAINRLATVFVGLSPGRETTYFPSVWEFFITIGLLSLACLLYSFVVENINIFGKHHNEKLKRMSRMFMRVPRGHAS